Genomic segment of Saprospiraceae bacterium:
TTTGTTATTGGATGACATTCAGTTTTTTGCTGGCAAGTCTGGTACGCAGGAAATATTTTTCCATTTATTCAATCAATTGCATCAAACGGGAAAGCAGATCGTATTGGCATCTGACAGAGCCCCCAAAGACTTAAATGATATCGAAGAACGGCTCATCAGTCGATTTAAATGGGGCCTCACAGCAGATTTAACCGTTCCGGATTTTGAAACCAGGATGGCCATTTTATTGACAAAGATGGACCAGGGGCAGATCCAATTGCCATCAAATGTGATGGAGTTTATTTGTCAGAATATCAAATCAAATATTCGCGAGTTGGAAGGTGTGCTCATTCGGATCATAGCAGAGTCCTCCTTGAATTTTAAAAAAATTGACGTAGAATTGGCTAAAGAAGTAGTTCAAAACTATGTGAATCAGGTAAACCAGGAGTTAACCGTCGAATCGATAGCCAAAATCGTATGTGAGCAATATAAGATACCGGTTGAAAGGCTGGTGGGGAAAAGCCGGCAGCGACAAATCGTGATGGCGAGGCAGACAGCCATGTATTTTACCAAACAATACACCCAGAAGTCCTTGAAGCAAATTGGGGAGTATTTTGGTGGAAAAGACCATGCGACGGTGCTTTATTCCTGTAACATGGCAAAATATTTAATAGATTCTGACCTTATTTTTAGAGAAAGAGCAGAGAATATTGAAAAGAAAATACAGAAAAGCCAACGATTTAAATAGAATTCCTATTTTTGCGATCCCAAAAGGGAAATGTCTCTTTTGAATACTAGCCTGAAATGCAGGAGTTAGCAAACCGGCAAATAAATCAGGTAAGTTTCGGAGAGGTGGGTGAGTGGCTGAAACCAATCCCCACAGTATTGTGGGGACTAAACAGTCGCACCTCGAAATTGGTACAAAGTATTTGCATGCTTTAGAATTGAAAAACTAGAGCAGCAGAATTGGATAAGAGGATTTACCTCAAAGGAGAGGTGGGTGAGTGGCTGAAACCAACGGTTTGCTAAACCGTCGTACCTCGAAAGGGGTACCGAGGGTTCGAATCCCTCCCCCTCCGCAATCCGGTAAGTAAAAGAAGAATTATTCTTCTTAAATTTGACAGATTCGGGGCGTAGCGCAGTCCGGTTAGCGTACCTGCTTTGGGAGCAGGGGGTCCCAGGTTCGAATCCTGGTGCCCCGACACAAAAGCTCTTGCAAAAAAATGCAAGGGCTTTTTTAATTTTAATATTTTCTGAAATCACAATTCGGTTAGCGTATGGCGCTGGAGGCGCCAGGGTCCCAGGTTCTCCCGCTTGAAGCGGGACAGGAAATCCTGGTGCCCCAACAATAAAAGGAGTTGATTTATATCAACTCCTTTTTTATGATGAGTAACACCGTTTATAATCTCTATTCTCTTACTTTGAGTTGTTACTATATTGGTTGCACCACTCAAGATGTAAATGAGCGTCTAAGAAAACACTTATCCAATCATAGAGGCTTTAAAAGCAGGGCAAAGGATTGGAAAATTGTGTATAGTGAAAAATATGAATCAATTTCTGAGGCGCTAATTCGCGAACGCGAATTAAAAGCCTGGAAAAGTAAATTCAAAATTGAGACACTTATAAAAACAAATGGCAAGTCCGGTTAGCGTATCCCGCCTTTAGCAGGAGGGTCCCAGGTTCTCCCGCTTGAACCGGGACAGGAAATCCTGGTGCCTCAAAGGGTTTAATCATGGATCTATCCTTGGCCATTATTTATTTTTTAGTAGTAGTAGTTTTTACCCCGATATCAACTTTAGGTTTTGATGTTGTTTTTACATTGCTTCTTAGACAACGGCAAATAAATTGTTTCTCTTCACAAACCCAATATCCTTGTTTACAAAGAGTAGTACTTCTTAAATCTTGGCAATCTGAATATGATTTACAAATGCAAGACCTGCCATCACACTGAAATCCGCTGGATGGATTTTCACTACCCATTTTATATGTAATGCCACTAAAACTATACTCCTGAATAGTACCATTGGTGACTAGAATATCAATGGGTTCACCTGCTCTAATTTTAAAATGGTTCATTCCTTCCTTTAAGCCATTGTTTGGCAGCAAGTTTACTTCCCAATTCGGAGTCATTTTTTTTGTTGCTAAGACGTTGCTTGCCTTGTTTGTTGAGGCTAGCTGTGCATGCATAGCTACATTGCTCAGAATCAATACACTAAGGATAATATGCTTCATTAGAATAATTTTAAGCAAAGGTTTGATAAAAAATCAAAGCTGCCAATAGCATAATAGTATGAAATCTTAGTAGGGATACATAGTATTTTTTAGTTTGATTAGTAACGTACTATGGCAGTCTTTTTAAATCATAAGCAAGCAGATTCTTTTATTCCTATTGATAATCCGGACAATTTATTTTTTGGTATTAGTTTATTATACCTATTAGGGAATATCAAAAAATTGCGTCTTAGATACATTCTCGGTTCATCAAGCTATAACCCGGAAATACGATTATTAATTACACGCTGTGCTTTTTCCTGTTTTCCTCATTTTTTTAATACGGGCTTTAAAAGCCACTGTCTTATTTGGTTTAATTTTGATAATCCGGTAAACCATTATAACTTTTATAATTGATCTATATCATCAAGATCCTTAAATCTTCCTGATGCTTTCTTGGCTTTGATTAAGTCATTAAAATGTAATGTTCTTACATTTAACCCATCAACATTTTTTATTTCAGATTGATTATAGCATTCGGTAAAATTCATACCTTTTATACATACCATAATATCTATAGCAACTGGTTTTCTTCCAAACTTATATACATCCCAAGTCGGATGATGAATAAAATTTTCTAATGTCATATCGGCTAACGACATGCCATACTCTTTAAATGCGTTTACAATCCTTGAGTAGTTTGATTCGGATCTTGATACCCATTATCCATATCACCCGTAACCCTTGAATGTCCATGTAAAATGACTGAAAAACCGCCTACTAAAATATATTCGACTTCATTGTGATTTAAAACTTGTATGAACTCAATAAAATCATCATTAAATATATTTCCAATTATAATGTACCCGCTGAGAACACAGATTTATCCATTCTTGGTGGATTATTAACATCAAAATTATATGCTATGCTTGTTAGATACAATGCTATTTCTAATCTCTTTTCCATTGATTTTTGAGAGTAATCTCTTTGATAGGTATCCGCTTGTTCAACGGTCATTGCCCGAAATGCAGTTCGATCTAATTTATATTGATCTTTCATTTGTGAAAATCCAAATTAGTTGAATATTCAAATGTAATTCATTATTTAAATAAGCTCAAATTGTTGTTGGAACAAACAAATACAATCGTAATTTTTAGCCGATTTTTCTTCATTAATGAGTAGCAAATTCAAAAGTTTCTCAATTTTAGCTCAGATTTAATCTTCTAATGAAAAATCCTTGTTTAATGTGGCTTTTAAGATTCTTAAAATATTTAATACATTTGCGCTTGTATTTCACTAGTTTAAGGGCGCATTGAGCCCCTTTTGCTGATAGCTATTTTTTTAGTATGCCCAAATTACTTGTTACAGGTTCCTCTGGTTTAATAGGCTCTGAAGTGGTCAGATACTTTGACCAAATGGGTTGGGAACTGTTTGGGGTGGATAACAACATGCGGGCTGAGTTTTTTGGTCCGAAAGGGGATACCCGCTGGAATCAAAAGCAATTGGAAGCCAATTGCAAACACTTCAAGCACATTGAATTGGATCTTAGGGATCGACAAAAAGTCCTGGAACTAATCCAACAAATTCAGCCGGATTTTATTGTACATGCGGCTGCTCAACCCAGCCATGACCTGGCAGCCACCCGGGTTTTTGACGATTTTGATGTCAATGCCAATGCAAGTCTAAATCTATTGGAAGCCTGTCGCCGGTTTTGTCCGGAGGTTGTATTTGTGTATATGTCAACCAACAAGGTGTATGGTGATGCACCCAATGCATTGAATTTGATAGAAAAAGAAAGCCGATTTGATTTTGCCGATCCAGCGTATTTTCAAGGGATTCGCGAAGATTTTACCATCGATCAATCCAAACATTCATTATTTGGAGCTTCCAAATTGGCAGCAGATATTCTTGTGCAGGAATACGGCCGTTATTTTGGATTGCGATCCTGCGTGTTGCGTGGCGGATGTTTGACGGGTCCCAATCACAGCGGTGTTGAACTGCATGGCTTTTTAAGTTATCTCGTTCAGGTCAACTTGACAGAAAAAGTATACACGATATTTGGATATAAAGGCAAGCAAGTGCGAGATAACATTCATGCATTTGATGTCGCACGCTTCATCGAACAATTTTTTCAAAATCCACGGGTAGCAGAAGTTTATAATATTGGAGGAGGCAGACAAAATGCTTGTTCAATTTTAGAAGCATTTGAAATCGTTGAATCTATTTCTGGCAAGAAAATGAACTATGTTTATAATGAAAAAAATCGCGAAGGTGATCACATTTGTTACATTTCAGATTTAAGTAAAATGAAAATGCATTATCCATACTGGGATATCAGTAAATCCCTTTTAACTATCAATGAAGAAATTGTATTATCCTGGAAAAACAGGTTGCATTGACTTCGGAAAATAAACTATTAATTGTTTCCTGGGCAATCCCACCCATGTCGGGAGGCAGTTCCTATATTACACATCAACTTGCCAAACAATTTCAACCAGACGAAATTGTCATTGTAGGTGGAAGTAAATCATTTTTTAAAAAGAAAGCAATCTATGATGGGATCGTTTACAATTATATTTTTTCCGAAATAAATTGGAAAGGGCATGGCGATCGTTATTTTATTCCACTAAGATTCTTGTTATTTCCACTGGCATTAATCCGAGTGTTTAATCTAATTCGGAAAGAGAAACCGAGCAAAATTCTAGCTTGCTTTCCGGATCCCTATTACATGATGCTTGCAAAGATCGCAGCCTCTGCATTCAATTTGCAGCTTTATTCTTATTTTCATAATACTTTGGTGGAAAATCGAAGTTCCATTTCAAAATATATTGGTGAAAAAATTCAAACCAGTGTATTTAATGCATCCAGACTTGTATTCTTGATGAGTGAAGGTATGCGTACATATTATCAGAAAACCTATCCGGAATGGAAACAGAAATTTGAAGTTCTTCCACACACATTTAATGAATATCCGATACGAACTTTTTCAAAATCGTTTAATCAAAATCCACCTTATAAATTGGTATTGATTGGGACATTCAACCATTCCAATATGGAGGCTACCAGTCGGTTAGTTCAATTGCTTTCCCAACACTCTGACGTTTATCAACTTGACATCTTTACATCAACTAAAAAACCAATTTTTAAATACAAATGGAATTTAGATTTAGATAAACTCGGAGTTCATTACAAAGGATATGTAAATCAAGAAAAAGTTGATGCTGTTTTGCAAAATTATGATGTTTGTTTATTGACCCATGGTTTTGATGGAGCCTATTCAGATATAGAATATCAAACTATTTTTCCAACACGCATGTTACCTTTCTTGTTATCTGGCATTCCGATATTGGCTCACATCCCTCCGGATGTTTTTTTGGCTGATTTTATTCGTAAATATGATTGTGCAGAATTAATTACCAGTAAAGATACCCAATCGATTTTAGATGGATTAAATCGCATCACGAAGCTAGCAGATCGAAGGCAAACACTCATTTACAATGCTCACAAAACAACCGCTTACTTTTATGGAAAGGATGTTGTAAATTCGCTAAAGGAGAAAATGAAATTTAGTCTATAGGCTATAGCCTTTTAGTCTTTAGGTATGCAAGAATATGGATAGTCCTCTTTTCAGCACTGTTGATTTGTTCAATTCTTAATGGAATTTATGTTACCATCTATCACCTGCCACCTTCCAACAACTATCAACTACCAACTATCAACTAGCCTCTAGCCTTTAGCCTTCAGCCTACTGGTGCTCCATCATTCTGCAAAAACATACTATCTTAGCGGACCAGATTCCAATAAATGGCTACAGAACAAAAATCCCTTAATAAGGCTCTTGGTTTTATTTTTCTTACTGTTCTAATTGATGTCACCGGATTAGGGATTGTGATCCCTGTTTTGCCTCAGTTAATTCAAGAGCTTTCCGGATACCCTTTGAGTGATGCCAGTCGAATTGCCGGTTATATGGGTTCTTCGTTTTCCTTGATGCTGTTTTTATTTGCTCCCATTATGGGTGGCTTAAGTGATCGGTTTGGACGAAGACCGGTTTTGTTGTTTTCTTTATTTGGTTTTGGACTGGACTATTTACTCCAAGGATTTGCCCCAAGCATTACCTGGTTGTTTATTGGTCGAATCATAGCTGGGATTACAGGTTCTTCTTTTTCGGCTGCCGGCTCCTTCATTGCAGATGTAAGTCCACCAGAAAAGCGTGCTCAAAATTTTGGATTAATCGGTGCAGCCTTTGGTCTGGGTTTTATCATTGGCCCTGCTATTGGTGCCCTATTAGGAAATTATGGGCTTCGTGTTCCATTTTTTGGTTCTGCTGTTTTGGCTTTATTAAATATGCTGTTTGGAATTTTCGTTTTGCCAGAATCTTTAAAACCTGAAAACCGGAGAGCCTTTGATTGGAAGCGTGCCAATCCACTCGGCACGATGCGTGTTTTGTTTAGTTATCCTATTGTAAAAGGCTTTTTGTTGAGTTTGTTTTTAGTTTATGTTGCCCATTATGCTCTTCAAAGTACCTGGTCATTTTATACCATTGAAAAATTTAAATGGGATGCAAAAATGATAGGCATTTCATTATCAATTGTGGGTTTAATGGCAGCTATCGTGCAAGGAGGCTTAAGCAGAATCATTATTCCGAAATTAGGGAATAAGCATTCCATCTTATTTGCAATGATTGTAGCTATGTTTGGTTATTTAGCCTTTGCGTTTGCTCCAACAGGATGGGCCATGTTTGCAATTACAGTTCCGTTTTCTTTTAGTGGATTGTCCGGTCCTGCAATGCAGGGATTGATCTCCAATCAGGTTCCCCAAAATGCTCAAGGAGAATTGCAAGGCGGAATGATGGGTCTGATGAGTTTTACTGCGATTATCGGCCCATTGCTCATGACAAATTTATTTGGGTATTTTACAAATACCAGCCATGCGATTTATTTTCCGGGAGCTTCTTTTTTAATGGCAAGCATTCTTGTGCTTGCAGGAATTATTTTTATTGTTAAACCTTTATCACGCATTCATACCTAATCGATATATGAAAACATTTTTAAATTCTTGTTTGTTTATTTTGCTTGGTTTTGTACTTTCTGCTCAACCAGATGATTTTATTCCTTGCCACAATGCAAGTGCACATCAACTATTTCGTTCCAAGCCCAGTGAGTTTGAATTGCAGGCCATGTTAAATTCTAACCTGCGCAGCGATAGTTTTGATATTTTAAATTATGCAATTGCCATTGATGTCAGTAATTATTCAGGTAAAAGCATTACAGCAAACACAACCGTTCGATTTAAAACAAAGATGGATCAACTCCAATGGATTCAATTGGATTTAAAGCAGCTTACGGTTGACT
This window contains:
- the dnaA gene encoding chromosomal replication initiator protein DnaA, producing the protein MSDPVIVWNNILNLIRNSVPKENFRKWFEPIVPVKLVDQSLTIQVPNKFFYDWIESHFLSLLRSCVRKELGDRGKLEYQILMEDYQKPQLLSKTKVSQQHDFEDPGVITNPFVIPGIKKVKIETNLSPAYQFENFIEGNCNRVARQAGIHISQKPGNMFNPLVIYGNAALGKSHLMQAIGNAVLKQFPEKTVLYTNAEKFTNQFISSVKNNTVSDFSNFYHNLDVLLLDDIQFFAGKSGTQEIFFHLFNQLHQTGKQIVLASDRAPKDLNDIEERLISRFKWGLTADLTVPDFETRMAILLTKMDQGQIQLPSNVMEFICQNIKSNIRELEGVLIRIIAESSLNFKKIDVELAKEVVQNYVNQVNQELTVESIAKIVCEQYKIPVERLVGKSRQRQIVMARQTAMYFTKQYTQKSLKQIGEYFGGKDHATVLYSCNMAKYLIDSDLIFRERAENIEKKIQKSQRFK
- a CDS encoding GIY-YIG nuclease family protein, which translates into the protein MSNTVYNLYSLTLSCYYIGCTTQDVNERLRKHLSNHRGFKSRAKDWKIVYSEKYESISEALIRERELKAWKSKFKIETLIKTNGKSG
- a CDS encoding NAD-dependent epimerase/dehydratase family protein, whose translation is MPKLLVTGSSGLIGSEVVRYFDQMGWELFGVDNNMRAEFFGPKGDTRWNQKQLEANCKHFKHIELDLRDRQKVLELIQQIQPDFIVHAAAQPSHDLAATRVFDDFDVNANASLNLLEACRRFCPEVVFVYMSTNKVYGDAPNALNLIEKESRFDFADPAYFQGIREDFTIDQSKHSLFGASKLAADILVQEYGRYFGLRSCVLRGGCLTGPNHSGVELHGFLSYLVQVNLTEKVYTIFGYKGKQVRDNIHAFDVARFIEQFFQNPRVAEVYNIGGGRQNACSILEAFEIVESISGKKMNYVYNEKNREGDHICYISDLSKMKMHYPYWDISKSLLTINEEIVLSWKNRLH
- a CDS encoding TCR/Tet family MFS transporter, which codes for MATEQKSLNKALGFIFLTVLIDVTGLGIVIPVLPQLIQELSGYPLSDASRIAGYMGSSFSLMLFLFAPIMGGLSDRFGRRPVLLFSLFGFGLDYLLQGFAPSITWLFIGRIIAGITGSSFSAAGSFIADVSPPEKRAQNFGLIGAAFGLGFIIGPAIGALLGNYGLRVPFFGSAVLALLNMLFGIFVLPESLKPENRRAFDWKRANPLGTMRVLFSYPIVKGFLLSLFLVYVAHYALQSTWSFYTIEKFKWDAKMIGISLSIVGLMAAIVQGGLSRIIIPKLGNKHSILFAMIVAMFGYLAFAFAPTGWAMFAITVPFSFSGLSGPAMQGLISNQVPQNAQGELQGGMMGLMSFTAIIGPLLMTNLFGYFTNTSHAIYFPGASFLMASILVLAGIIFIVKPLSRIHT